CAACGACCTTCAGGCCGCGGCGGTGGGTGACTTCGACTTTCTCGAAGTCGCGCCGGAAAACTGGATCGGCATCGGCGGTGCCCACGGCGCGGCGTTGCGTGCGTTGGCCGAACGCTATCCGTTGTCCTGTCATGGTTTGTCCTTATCGCTCGGCGGATCGGCGCCGCTGGACGTGGCGTTTTTGCACGAAGTGCGCGGTTTTCTCGATCACTTCAACGTGCCGCTGTACAGCGAACATTTGAGTTACTGCAGCGATGACGGTCACCTGTACGACTTGCTGCCGCTGCCATTCACCGAAGAAGCGGTGCACCACGTTGCCGCGCGCATTCGTCAGGCGCAGGACATTCTCGGACGGCGGCTGGCGGTGGAGAACGTTTCTTATTACGCCGCACCCCGGCAGGAGATGGACGAGCTGGCCTTCACCAATGCCGTACTGCGCGAGGCCGATTGCGACCTGCTGCTGGACGTCAACAACGTCTACGTCAACTCGATCAACCACGGTTTTGACCCGCAGGCATTTTTGGCCGGTATCGATGCCGGACGCGTGGTGGGCATGCACGTCGCCGGGCATTTCGACGAATCCGACACGTTGAAAATCGACACCCACGGCGCTTCGGTGAAACCGGTGGTCTGGTCGCTGTTGTCCGAGGCTTATGCGCGATTTGGTGCGCAACCGACGCTGCTGGAGCGCGACTTCAACTTCCCGGCGTTCTCCGAATTGGTCGCCGAGTTGCAGACCATTCGCCGCTTGCAAGCGGCGGAGGTGAACCGTGGATAAGTCCTCGTTGCATCAGCAGCAAAATGCCCTGACCCGCTACTTGCGCGACCCCGAAAACTGCGCGGCGCCGGCCGAAATGGATGCCGCGCGGCTGCAGGTGTACCGCGATCTGGTGTTCAACAATTTGTCGTTGTTGCTCAGCGGCACGTTTCCGGTGCTGGTGAAGATTCTCGGCGAGGAGGATTGGCGGTTGCTGCTGCGAGCCTTTTTGCGTGACCACCGCGCACAAACGCCGAAATTTGGCGAAATTGCCCGCGAGTTTGTCGGGTTTATCGCCGGTGGATTGCCGGGAGATTGGCCGGCGTTCATGGCCGAGTTGGCGCATTACGAATGGGTCGAAATGGTGCTGCAACAGGCGGATGACCAGCCGTTGCCGGCCAGCGACGCGCAATTAATGCTGGAGCGGCCGTTGCAGGTGTCGCCACTGGCCTGGCCGTTGGCGTATGCCTGGCCGGTGCAGCTTTTAGGCCCGGATTATCAGCCTGACGCTGCGCCGGATCAGCCGACGTTGTTGTTGGTTCGGCGCGCAGAGGACTGGAGCGTGAAGTTCGCCGAATTGAGCCCGCTGGCGTGGCGCTTGTTGCAGCGCATTGGCGAATTTCCTGCGCTGGATGGCCGGGCGCAACTGCAAGGGCTGGCGCAAGAGGCGGGCGCTGCCGGGTCGAGCGAATTCATGGAAAACGGCTGGGCGTTATTGCAGCAGATGCATGCACAAGGCGTGCTCGGCGTGGCCGCCTGAGCACAACCTCCACCCAACAACACCGCACCTGCAGGAGCTGAGCTTGCTCGCGAAAGCGGTGTGCCAGTTGATATCAACCTCAACTGACCCACCGCCATCGCGAGCAAGCTCGCTCCCACATTGATCGCGGTCGGACGCCAATCCCCCACCCAACAAACATCCCCTGTAGGAGCTGAGCTTGCTCGCGAAAGCGGTGTGCCAGTTGATATCAACCTCAGCTGACCCACCGCCATCGCGAGCAGGCTCACTCCTACATTGATCGCGGTCGAACGCCAATCCCCCACCCAACAAACATCCCCCTGTAGGAGCTGAGCTTGCTCGCGAAGGGGCCGTCAGATTCAACATCAATCTCAACTGACCCACCGCCATCGCGAGCAAGCTCGGCTCCCACAAGGCTAATGCGGCGCTGGCAATTTCAGTTCGGCGCACAGGCCGCCGCCCTCGCGGTTGCGCAAGGTCAGCGATCCGCCAATTGCCAGCGCCAGTTGCTGGGCGATCGCCAGGCCCAGCCCGGTGCCGCCGGTGCTGCGGTTGCGCGAGTTCTCTACGCGATAAAACGGTTCCATTACCTGCGCCAGTTCTTCCTCGGCAATCCCCGGCCCCCGGTCCATTACGTTGACCGACAAACTGCCATCGGCGAGTACCTTCACCACCAATTCGGCCGCGCCAGCGAACTTCAGCGCGTTGTCCGTCAAGTTCACCAGCACCCGGCGCAACGCGTGCGGGCGAGTGTCGATGACGGCAGCGCTTTTGCCGCTCAGTTGCACCTGTTTGCCCATGTCTTGATAGTCGAAGACCAGGCTGTCGAGGAACGAATCCAGATCGGTGCGGCGACTCTCTTCGGTCGCGCCGTGAATGCTGCGCGCGTACGCCACACCTTCGCGCACCAGATGTTCCATCTCGCTGAGGTCGCTCCACAGCTTGTCCTTTTCCACACAATCGTCCATGAACTCGGCGCGCAGTTTCATCCGCGTGATCGGGGTTTGCAGGTCGTGGGAAATCGCCGCCAGCAATTGCATGCGTTCCTTGAGATATGCCGCAATTCGCGCCTGCATCGCGTTGAACGCCTTGGCCGCGTGGGCTACTTCGGTCGGGCCTTTTTCGTCCAGATGCACCGCGTGGGTATTCGGGTCGAGAGTTTCCACCGCCATCGCCAGCCGTGTCAGCGGGCGGATGGCGATGCGCACGGCCAGCCACGTGCAGGCGATCATCAACGCCAATTGGCCCAACAGCACAATCGGCAACCACGGCGACAACGGCACCATCGCCGGCCGCACGTCGATGGTCACCGGGCTGCCGTCAGTGAGTTTCAGATGCACTTGGAAATGCTTCTGCGGCCCCGGAATATCCGTCACGGTCATCGGGTATTCCATGCCGATTGCGTCTTTGATCGACGTCACCGCAACCGGCATATCGTCCATCGCCGCGCCCGGCGAACCTTCGCCGAGCAAGTAGCGGTAATTGCGCCGTTCCAGTTGCTTGAGCCAACCCGCGCGTTCGTCTGCCGGCAAGCGGTCGAGGATCGCAATCGAGGTCGAAACGTCGGTTTCCAGGTTGCCGAGCATGGTGGTCCTGGCGCTTTCATAACGCTCGTAATACTGCGCACCAAACGACAAGGCCTGCGCCAGGATCAGGCCGATCAAGAAGATCAGGGACAACCGCGAGGCGAGGGTGCGCGGCCAGATCAGGGTGCGTTTCATGCCGATGCCCCGAGTACTTCGACCGGCAGGGAAAACACGTAGCCCTCACTGCGCACAGTCTTGATGCAGGCCGGTTCGCGGGCATCGTCGAGCAAGCGCTGACGCAAACGGCTGACCAGCAAGTCGATGGAACGGTCGAACAGGTCGGCGTCGCGGCCCTGGGTCAGGTTGAGCAATTGATCGCGGTTGAGCACTCGGTGCGGATGATCGAGGAACACTCGCAGCAAGCGATATTCCGCGCCGCTGAGGGCGACCATGGTGCCGTCGCTGTCGAGCAGATGCCGCGCGGAGGTGTCCAGGCGCCAGCGCCCGAACGCCAGCAGCCGACCGCTTTCGGTGACCACCAGGTTGGGCGGCAGCATGCGCGTGCGGCGCAGCACGGCGTTGATCCGCGCGAGCAATTCACGCGCGGCGAAAGGCTTGACCAGGTAATCGTCGGCGCCCATTTCGAGGCCGATGATGCGGTCGGTTTCGTCGTTGCGCGCGGTGAGCATCAGCACTGGCGTGGTTTTGTGTTTGCCGGCGCGCAATTCGCGGCACAGGGTCAGGCCGTCATCGCCCGGCATCATGATGTCGAGCACGATCAGGTCGACCGGCGTCGATTCCAGAAACGAACGCATCTGCCGACCATCCGCCACGACCGTGGTGCGCAAACCATTCTTCTTCAGATAGTTGCCGACCAGTTCGCGAATCTCGCGGTCGTCGTCGACGATGAGAATGTGATCGACATGTTCCATGGGTGCCGCCTCTGTAAATGGGGGATGTCGCGCAGTCTATCGGGCCTTTGTCCGTTCGCCCGCAGGCCTTTGTATTCCACTGTATCTGCGCTGTCGAGGGATACATGCGGACGCAAAAACGTCTATTTTGCGGGCTTTTGTATCGCTGTGTATCGGGCGCTGGCTTTGATACGTAACGACTGATTCAGGGCAAATCCCGACACAGGCGCGATACGTCGCACGCTTTTAATGGGCTCCATCGAGGCAAACCAGCAGGCCTCGCATCGACTAACCATTGAAGCCTTGAGGATTACCGCCATGAACACCAAAGCCGTCTACGCCGCTTGCCTGTTTGCCGCCCTGAACATCTGCACCTTGTCGGCCCGCGCCGAAACAGATGTCACGCCGAAAACCTACACCTACGGCACGCATTTGGACATTCAGAAAGTCGTGTCGCTGAAACAGGACGCCACGCCATCGTGCGGGATCGTCAATGCACGGCTGACTTACCTGGACTCGCAAGGCAAAACCCAGGCACTGGATTACAGCAAATTCTCCGATGACTGCGCCGACGGCAGTTGAGATGGCAATGCAATTGCCAAATTCCCGCAGTCCCCACAATCCCCTGTGGGAGCCGAGCTTGCTCGCGATGAGGCCAGTCGCCTCAATATCTACAGCGACTGAAACACCGCCATCGCGAGCAAGCTCGGCTCCCACAGGGCGGGTGATGTCCCGTTCTCTGTAGGAGCGAAGCTTGCTCGCGAAAGCGGTCTGTCGGCCGGCATGTGTGTTGAATGTGCCGGCCTCTTCGCGAGCAAGCTCGGCTCCTACAGGGGCGGGTGATGTTCCGTTCTCTGTAGGAGCAGAGCTTGCTCGCGAAAGCGATCTGTCGGCCGGCATGTGTGTTGAAAGTGCCGGCCTCTTCGCGAGCAAGCTCGGCCCCTGCAGGGGCGGGTGATGTTTCGATTATTTCAGGTGACCTGCCATGTTTCTCATCGCGTTTCTGGGCGGTATTTTGACTGTCCTCAGCCCGTGCATTCTTCCGGTTGTGCCGTTCCTGTTTGCCGGGGTCGAGCGCACGCGCTCCTCGATATTTTTCACGTTGGGCGGCATGGTTTTGACCTTCGCCCTGATCGCCAGCCTGGCCGTGGTCAGCAGCGAATGGGTGATCCAGGCCAACAACACCGGCCGCCATGTGGCGCTGATTGTCATGGTGGTGTTTGCGTTGTCGCTGATTTCCGCGCGCATCGGTGACTGGCTCGCACGCCCGTTCGTAATGCTCGGCAATCGCCTCGACCCCGCTACACGCAAAAAGTCCGGCCCGCTCGGCTCGGTGATGATCGGCGTTGCCACCGGTTTGCTCTGGGCCCCGTGCGCCGGGCCGATCCTCGGCGTGATCCTCTCCGGCGCCATGCTGCAAGGCGCCAACGCGCAAACCAGTTTGTTGCTGGTGGCTTACGGCTTGGGCAGTGCCTTGTCGCTGGGCACGTTGATCTTCGCCGGACGCAGTCTGGTCAATCGCCTCAAACCGTCGATCCCGGTCACCGCTTGGTTGCGGCGCGGCGCGGGCGTGGCGGTACTGGCGGCGGCAGCGGTGATATCCACCGGCGCGGACAACGCACTGCTCGCCGGCACCTCATCCGAAAGCGTCACCCGCGTCGAGCAAGGCCTGCTGGAAAACGTGCCGAAGGTGGTCGATTACCTCGTCAGCAAGGTCAAGGCTGACACTGCCATCGACACCGGCATCGACACTGACAAGGGCTCTATGCCGTCGCTCGACGGCGCGGTCGAATGGCTGAACTCACCGGCCCTGAATACCCAAGCGCTGAAAGGCAAAGTGGTGCTGGTCGACTTCTGGACCTACGACTGCATCAACTGCCAGCACACCTTGCCGTACGTGAAGGATTGGGCGAAAAAGTACCAGCAGGATGGCCTCGTGGTCATCGGCGTGCACACCCCGGAATACGGCTTCGAACGCATCATCGATAACGTCAGGGATCAGGTTGAAAAACTTGGCATCACCTACCCGGTGGCGATCGACAACAACTACGCAATCTGGCGCAACTTCGACAACCAATACTGGCCCGCCCACTACCTGATCGACGCCAAAGGGCAGGTGCGTTACACCCACTTTGGCGAGGGCAGTTACGACACGCAGGAACAAATGATCCGACAACTGCTGCAAGAGGCGAAGGCGCCCGCCGCATCGTAATGTCCCACCAAAGTACCTTTGGCGAGGGAGCAAGCTCACTCGCCGCAGGTACTTTGGGGTCTGGAAAAATGCGGATATGCGGCGTTTTTCGCGGTGACTGTTAACCGGGTTTAACAGATTCATCGCCATTCATCGGCGAGCGCTGCAACCGCGCCTATCTCCGGACGATCGGCGAAGACGCGGCGCAGTGCCGGGGCGATAGTTGCAGAGCAGGGCGCTGCCGGCCCCTGTCCTCATAACAAGAAGATCCACTACGGCGGAACCGTTGTCCGTCAGCGCCTGATCTGTGTTTTCACCCGCCAGGGAGCATCACCTCATGAGCACACCGATTGATCTCACTGCCCTGAAAAACCGTCAGATGGCCGCTTGGGCCAGCGGCGACTATGCCGTGATCGGCACGACGTTGCAGATTGTCGGCGAGCAACTGGCCGAAGCCTGCGACCTGCGCTGCGACGAGCTGGTGCTGGATGTCGCCGCCGGCAATGGCAACGCGACGCTCGCCGCCGCACGGCGCGGATGCAACGTGACGTCCACGGACTACGTTGCGGCGCTGCTTGAGCGCGGCGAAGACCGCAGTCGCGCGGAACGGCTGGAGGTGATTTTTCAGGTGGCCGACGCCGAAGCGCTGCCGTTCGAGGACGCCAGTTACGACGCGGTGCTCTCGACGTTTGGCGTGATGTTCACGCCCGACCAGGGCAAAGCCGCCGCCGAGTTGGCGCGCGTGGTGCGGCCCGGTGGTCGCATCGGCCTGGCCAACTGGACGCCCGAAGGCTTTGTTGGCCAGATGTTCAAAACCCTCGGTCGCCACTTGCCACCGCCACCCGGCGCGCAACCGCCGTCGAACTGGGGCAACGAATCGTGGCTGCACACGCATTTTGATGATCACGACTTCCAGACTCAGGTTACGCGGCGGCATTTCAACTTCCGCTACCGCTCGGCGGCGCATTTCATCGAAATCTTCCGCACCTGGTATGGCCCGGTTCACAAAGCATTCGCCGTGCTGCCGCCGGAAGGCGCCGAGGCGCTGGACAAGGATTTGACTGAATTGCTCAATAAACTCAACCGTGCGGGCGCCGATTCACTGGTGGTGCCGAGTGAGTATCTGGAGGTGGTGATTACCAGGCGTTGATCGTTGATCGTTGATCGTTGAGCGGTCTGGCAGATGAGGTTGTGGGTGCCTGACAGGACGCCATCGCGAGCAGGCTCACTCCTACAGGTGATCTGTGTTTGGCCGCAAATATCTTGGTTGCACACTATCCAATGTAGGAGTGAGCCTGCTCGCGATGGCGATCTGTCCGCTGAAATAAATCCCGGCTGACGGAACCGTTCACCAACAGGCGCCGCCGCTAAATCTGCAGTTCCATGATGATGGTGCGCTCAGCGCCATGGAATTCATCGCGCACTTTCACAAAACCCAATGTCAGGTAGAAACCTTCGGCCGTAATCGAGGAGGGGGCGCGCAGGGTTTTAATGTTGGCATCGCGGGCCACGGAGTGCAGCGTCGCCATCAACTGCCTGCCCAGCCCAAGACCTTGATGGTCAGGATCAACGAACACACTACGAACAACGTCGTGATCCAGACTCGCGGTTGCAATGACGCGCTGATCAACCGTCGCCACAAACACCTGCCGCAGGCTCATCAACGCGAGAATGGATTCGGCAGAAAAACCTTTCTCGACCCGGGCAATCACATCAGCCGGGTAATCCTGGGCATTGGATCGGCGCAAAGACTGAACGATAACGCGGCTGATCGCAGCCGCATCATCAGCACACGCAAGACGAATCTGACTATTCACCTTTCACTTATCCCTGTGATCAGCAACGATCTCGGCACCCTTGCATCGGCACGCCGCACGGTGGGCGGCGCTCCGATCGGAATGCGCACAAACGTTTACTTGTGCCGCGAAACGTCAAACCACTCCATCGCCGTGCGCCAGATGCAAATGCCCAGAAAGTACGCCGACATCAGCAGCCACAGGCCCATGACCAACGGGTTGATCACTGGATGGTTGACCACCAGCGACAAACTGCACAGTAGCCAAATGGCGGTGACGGCAATGTTGATCGGCATGAACTTGCGCACGCGGAACGGGTGCAGGAACTTCATCCGCGTGACGGTCAGCAGCGCCAGGCCGATCACGGTGAGGAAGGTCACCCACGGCGACGGGCTGATGATGTACAGGCACAACGCAACGACGTTCCAGGCAGCGGGGAAGCCCTGGAAGTAGTTGTCCTTGCTCTTCATGTTGACGTTGCAGAAGCAGAACAGCGACGACACCAGAATCAGCGACACGGTCAGCAGCAGCGTGTATTCCGGCAGGGGAATGTAGCGGTAGATGAACAGCGCCGGGATAAACACGTAAGTCAGGTAATCGATGACCAGATCGAGGATCGAGCCATCGAAACTCGGCAGCACCGATTGCACATTGACCTTGCGCGCCAGTGCGCCATCGAGGCCGTCGACGATCAGCGCCACGCCCAACCAGAGCAGGCAATGCGTGGCTTGATTTTCCAGCAGCGCGAGGGTGGCCAGGAAAGCAGTGACCACGCCAGTCGCGGTAAAACCATGGGCGCCCCATGCTTTCAGCCTGGCGATGTGTAGGGTTGATATCACGGGGGCGTTCTCCAAAAAGTGAAGCAAGCCAGTCAGCACCCTTCTATTGGGGGCGTCGGCAAACCGGGTCGGGTTGCAGGTATCGACCGGAAAAGCGGGAATAAGGTTCACCACCTCTCAATCTTAGCTGGGTCGCGCGCAAAAACGTTGGAGAAATTTGCCGGGGGCATTTCACAGGACATTGCGGTGAGGGGGCAAATGTTTGGCACTCGCGGCCTATTGGCCTTCGATTCAGTCAGACGGTGCTGGCGCAATCACCACCGGAGACTATTGTTGGCTGACTGCTTATGCCTGTTTAAGCCACGTCTATTAATGAGGATGGCGTCATGAACACCAGCGATCTGCTTGAACAACTCCTGCGCGGCGGCCAAGGCTCGACGTCGCAACAACGTGGCGGCGCTTCGCCATCGCCGGGCGGCCTCGGTGGCTTGCTCGGCGGTCTGTTAGGCGCAGGCGCCGGGTCGGGTGGCGGCAGTGGCGGCCTCGGCGGTCTACTTGGTGGCCTGTTGGGCGGTGGCTCGGCGTTGGGTGGTTCGGCGCGCACGCGCTCGGCCGGCGGCACTAATTACGCGGCACTGGCCTCCCTCGGGATGATGGCGTTTCAGGCCTACCAAGCCTGGCAACGCAGCCAGGCCTCGGCGCCGCAACAGGCGCCGCGCACTGTCGATCTGCTGTCCGGCCCGGAAGTCGAGGAACACAGCCACGCCGTGTTGCGCGCCTTGATCGGTGCCGCCAAGGCTGATGGCCGCATCGATGCCAATGAAAAACAGATGATCAGCGCTGAAGTCGGCCGCCACACCGAAGACCCGCAACTGCAGCAATGGCTCGACGACGAAGTCGCGCGTCCGCTGGATGCTGCCGATGTGGCGCAATCCGCCACCGACCCGGCGATGGCAGCGGAAATGTATCTGGCGAGTGTGATGTTGGTCAACGATCAGCAGGACGCCGAGCGCGCGTATCTGGATGAACTGGCCGCAGCATTGAAGATCGAGCCAGAGTTGCAGTTGCATCTGGAGCAGCAAGCTAAAAGTGGCTTGGCTCAACAATAAGCAGCCTGCATGGCTACCGGTAGGAACAGCTCCTACCGGATGCCCGAACAGGTTATAGGGCTGCTCAGAAAACAGGCCTTATTCGCGGCCGTCGTCAGTGTCGTCAATATCGTTAAGGGCTCTTTCGGTCAACGAGATGCAATTCTTTTTGCCTTCTTCCGTGCCTTTAGCCTGTTCCTTTTGAGCATTTTCTACGGCTTGTTTAATCCTGGCATTCAACTCGACACTCTGGACTTTCATCTGCGGTTGAGCATCTTTGATTTTTTGCAGA
The window above is part of the Pseudomonas prosekii genome. Proteins encoded here:
- a CDS encoding HvfB family MNIO-type RiPP peptide maturase; protein product: MHTAYLFPKPGVGLGLRRGLLNDLQAAAVGDFDFLEVAPENWIGIGGAHGAALRALAERYPLSCHGLSLSLGGSAPLDVAFLHEVRGFLDHFNVPLYSEHLSYCSDDGHLYDLLPLPFTEEAVHHVAARIRQAQDILGRRLAVENVSYYAAPRQEMDELAFTNAVLREADCDLLLDVNNVYVNSINHGFDPQAFLAGIDAGRVVGMHVAGHFDESDTLKIDTHGASVKPVVWSLLSEAYARFGAQPTLLERDFNFPAFSELVAELQTIRRLQAAEVNRG
- the pcsA gene encoding phosphatidylcholine synthase, yielding MISTLHIARLKAWGAHGFTATGVVTAFLATLALLENQATHCLLWLGVALIVDGLDGALARKVNVQSVLPSFDGSILDLVIDYLTYVFIPALFIYRYIPLPEYTLLLTVSLILVSSLFCFCNVNMKSKDNYFQGFPAAWNVVALCLYIISPSPWVTFLTVIGLALLTVTRMKFLHPFRVRKFMPINIAVTAIWLLCSLSLVVNHPVINPLVMGLWLLMSAYFLGICIWRTAMEWFDVSRHK
- a CDS encoding tellurite resistance TerB family protein — protein: MNTSDLLEQLLRGGQGSTSQQRGGASPSPGGLGGLLGGLLGAGAGSGGGSGGLGGLLGGLLGGGSALGGSARTRSAGGTNYAALASLGMMAFQAYQAWQRSQASAPQQAPRTVDLLSGPEVEEHSHAVLRALIGAAKADGRIDANEKQMISAEVGRHTEDPQLQQWLDDEVARPLDAADVAQSATDPAMAAEMYLASVMLVNDQQDAERAYLDELAAALKIEPELQLHLEQQAKSGLAQQ
- a CDS encoding class I SAM-dependent methyltransferase; the encoded protein is MSTPIDLTALKNRQMAAWASGDYAVIGTTLQIVGEQLAEACDLRCDELVLDVAAGNGNATLAAARRGCNVTSTDYVAALLERGEDRSRAERLEVIFQVADAEALPFEDASYDAVLSTFGVMFTPDQGKAAAELARVVRPGGRIGLANWTPEGFVGQMFKTLGRHLPPPPGAQPPSNWGNESWLHTHFDDHDFQTQVTRRHFNFRYRSAAHFIEIFRTWYGPVHKAFAVLPPEGAEALDKDLTELLNKLNRAGADSLVVPSEYLEVVITRR
- a CDS encoding response regulator, which encodes MEHVDHILIVDDDREIRELVGNYLKKNGLRTTVVADGRQMRSFLESTPVDLIVLDIMMPGDDGLTLCRELRAGKHKTTPVLMLTARNDETDRIIGLEMGADDYLVKPFAARELLARINAVLRRTRMLPPNLVVTESGRLLAFGRWRLDTSARHLLDSDGTMVALSGAEYRLLRVFLDHPHRVLNRDQLLNLTQGRDADLFDRSIDLLVSRLRQRLLDDAREPACIKTVRSEGYVFSLPVEVLGASA
- a CDS encoding GNAT family N-acetyltransferase, with product MNSQIRLACADDAAAISRVIVQSLRRSNAQDYPADVIARVEKGFSAESILALMSLRQVFVATVDQRVIATASLDHDVVRSVFVDPDHQGLGLGRQLMATLHSVARDANIKTLRAPSSITAEGFYLTLGFVKVRDEFHGAERTIIMELQI
- a CDS encoding DUF2790 domain-containing protein, with the translated sequence MNTKAVYAACLFAALNICTLSARAETDVTPKTYTYGTHLDIQKVVSLKQDATPSCGIVNARLTYLDSQGKTQALDYSKFSDDCADGS
- a CDS encoding cytochrome c biogenesis protein DipZ; the encoded protein is MFLIAFLGGILTVLSPCILPVVPFLFAGVERTRSSIFFTLGGMVLTFALIASLAVVSSEWVIQANNTGRHVALIVMVVFALSLISARIGDWLARPFVMLGNRLDPATRKKSGPLGSVMIGVATGLLWAPCAGPILGVILSGAMLQGANAQTSLLLVAYGLGSALSLGTLIFAGRSLVNRLKPSIPVTAWLRRGAGVAVLAAAAVISTGADNALLAGTSSESVTRVEQGLLENVPKVVDYLVSKVKADTAIDTGIDTDKGSMPSLDGAVEWLNSPALNTQALKGKVVLVDFWTYDCINCQHTLPYVKDWAKKYQQDGLVVIGVHTPEYGFERIIDNVRDQVEKLGITYPVAIDNNYAIWRNFDNQYWPAHYLIDAKGQVRYTHFGEGSYDTQEQMIRQLLQEAKAPAAS
- a CDS encoding HvfC family RiPP maturation protein, which codes for MDKSSLHQQQNALTRYLRDPENCAAPAEMDAARLQVYRDLVFNNLSLLLSGTFPVLVKILGEEDWRLLLRAFLRDHRAQTPKFGEIAREFVGFIAGGLPGDWPAFMAELAHYEWVEMVLQQADDQPLPASDAQLMLERPLQVSPLAWPLAYAWPVQLLGPDYQPDAAPDQPTLLLVRRAEDWSVKFAELSPLAWRLLQRIGEFPALDGRAQLQGLAQEAGAAGSSEFMENGWALLQQMHAQGVLGVAA
- a CDS encoding ATP-binding protein, which codes for MKRTLIWPRTLASRLSLIFLIGLILAQALSFGAQYYERYESARTTMLGNLETDVSTSIAILDRLPADERAGWLKQLERRNYRYLLGEGSPGAAMDDMPVAVTSIKDAIGMEYPMTVTDIPGPQKHFQVHLKLTDGSPVTIDVRPAMVPLSPWLPIVLLGQLALMIACTWLAVRIAIRPLTRLAMAVETLDPNTHAVHLDEKGPTEVAHAAKAFNAMQARIAAYLKERMQLLAAISHDLQTPITRMKLRAEFMDDCVEKDKLWSDLSEMEHLVREGVAYARSIHGATEESRRTDLDSFLDSLVFDYQDMGKQVQLSGKSAAVIDTRPHALRRVLVNLTDNALKFAGAAELVVKVLADGSLSVNVMDRGPGIAEEELAQVMEPFYRVENSRNRSTGGTGLGLAIAQQLALAIGGSLTLRNREGGGLCAELKLPAPH